In Sorghum bicolor cultivar BTx623 chromosome 8, Sorghum_bicolor_NCBIv3, whole genome shotgun sequence, one genomic interval encodes:
- the LOC8072878 gene encoding pentatricopeptide repeat-containing protein At1g18900 yields MLRAKQLGTLTQCARSFYLNGSRCGSTDGASCTCPEDETYAPNRQTATAIEQKSHSTHRTSVKIQPPVQDVIGATGHPAPAVHATTSPPEKEPASSNRSNRPHNRQQIIGSDYVQPSKQTARSISQSGIAGAGVYSELVNFKSSSNNGSIDQAPQMGTNYSYQILSDSHSSNNRARNQLNFPEGKMTYNPSVNNEFGKGYPRAGYAKPKQSSSGPSVMVSSSPSQIRSQGHPGQPYAKYHSNHFNSDARRDEIQTRNPSGPNVFSGSGNKIQGSTGTIKAHSGAPQSSLRSLKSLRSVEQYYHTLQQMKWGPMTEHVLDNLHCKIDAFQANQVLKLLHDHTVALGFFQWLKRQPGFKHDGHTYTTMIGILGQARQFGVLKKLLDEMSRAHCKPTVVTYNRIIHAYGRANYLKEAVKVFEEMQEAGYEPDRVTYCTLIDIHAKAGYLDIAMDLYGRMQEVGLSPDTFTYSAMVNCLGKGGQLAAAYKLFCEMIENGCTPNLVTYNIMIALQAKARNYENVVKLYKDMQVAGFRPDKITYSIVMEVLGHCGHLDEAEAVFIEMRRDWAPDEPVYGLLVDLWGKAGNVDKALGWYQAMLQDGLQPNVPTCNSLLSAFLKMNRFQDAYIVLQNMLAQGLVPSVQTYTLLLSCCTEAQAQMGLCGQLMAITGHPAHMFLLYLPDAEPGGQNVRDHTGYFLDMMHSEDRESKRGLMDAVIDFLHKSGLKEEAGLIWEVAAQKNVYPDSVREKSSSYWLINLHLMSEGTAVTALSRTLAWFHRQILTLGTGPERIDIVTGWGRRSRVTGSSLVRQSVQKLLNLFEFPFFTTRGNTGCFVGCGEPLNKWLHNPYVERMHLL; encoded by the coding sequence ATGTTGAGGGCAAAGCAACTTGGCACCCTAACTCAGTGTGCACGATCCTTCTATCTTAATGGATCAAGGTGTGGTAGCACAGATGGAGCTTCATGCACATGCCCTGAGGATGAGACTTATGCTCCAAACAGGCAGACTGCAACTGCTATCGAGCAGAAGTCTCATTCAACCCACAGAACATCTGTGAAGATTCAGCCTCCTGTACAAGATGTTATTGGAGCTACTGGCCACCCAGCTCCAGCTGTTCATGCCACTACCTCACCTCCAGAAAAGGAGCCTGCATCTAGTAACAGAAGCAATCGTCCTCACAATCGTCAGCAGATTATAGGAAGTGATTATGTACAGCCATCTAAGCAGACAGCCAGAAGCATTTCTCAATCTGGAATTGCTGGAGCTGGTGTATATTCTGAGCTGGTTAATTTCAAGTCCTCATCGAATAATGGAAGCATTGATCAGGCTCCACAGATGGGTACTAACTATTCTTATCAGATTTTATCTGATAGCCATTCTTCTAATAACAGGGCACGGAATCAACTTAACTTTCCCGAGGGAAAGATGACTTATAACCCTTCTGTAAACAATGAATTTGGGAAGGGGTACCCAAGAGCTGGCTATGCAAAGCCAAAGCAGAGTTCCTCAGGACCATCTGTGATGGTTTCCAGTTCACCATCACAAATAAGGAGCCAAGGGCATCCTGGTCAACCCTATGCAAAATATCATTCTAATCATTTCAATTCAGATGCCAGGCGAGATGAAATACAAACTCGGAACCCATCAGGTCCCAATGTTTTTAGTGGTTCTGGCAACAAAATTCAGGGTTCTACAGGAACTATAAAAGCTCATAGTGGAGCGCCCCAATCTAGCTTAAGATCATTGAAGTCATTGCGGTCAGTTGAGCAGTATTACCACACACTGCAGCAAATGAAATGGGGTCCAATGACCGAGCATGTTCTGGATAATCTTcattgcaagatagatgcattccAGGCAAATCAAGTACTCAAGCTGCTTCATGACCACACTGTCGCTCTTGGTTTCTTTCAGTGGTTAAAGAGGCAACCTGGATTCAAGCATGATGGTCATACTTACACAACCATGATAGGCATCCTTGGGCAAGCCAGGCAATTCGGTGTTTTGAAGAAACTTCTGGATGAAATGAGCCGAGCTCACTGCAAACCAACTGTGGTGACATACAACAGAATAATACATGCATATGGCCGTGCAAATTATCTTAAGGAGGCTGTTAAAGTATTTGAGGAAATGCAGGAAGCTGGTTACGAGCCTGATCGGGTTACATATTGTACATTGATTGATATCCATGCTAAAGCTGGATACCTGGACATTGCAATGGATTTATATGGTAGGATGCAAGAAGTAGGCCTGTCACCAGATACATTCACATACAGTGCCATGGTTAATTGCCTTGGTAAAGGTGGCCAATTAGCGGCTGCTTATAAGCTTTTCTGTGAGATGATTGAAAATGGCTGCACACCTAACCTTGTTACTTACAATATTATGATTGCGCTCCAGGCCAAAGCAAGAAATTATGAAAATGTTGTTAAGCTGTACAAAGACATGCAGGTTGCTGGGTTCCGTCCTGACAAAATAACTTACAGCATTGTTATGGAAGTTCTTGGTCATTGTGGCCATCTGGATGAGGCTGAGGCAGTTTTCATTGAGATGAGGCGCGATTGGGCTCCTGATGAGCCAGTATATGGACTTTTGGTCGATCTTTGGGGCAAAGCCGGCAATGTTGACAAAGCACTAGGATGGTACCAAGCAATGCTTCAGGATGGTTTGCAGCCTAACGTGCCTACCTGCAATTCGCTCTTGAGCGCTTTTCTGAAGATGAACAGATTTCAAGATGCCTACATCGTGCTCCAGAACATGCTTGCTCAAGGGCTTGTTCCATCTGTGCAGACTTATACCTTGCTGCTCAGCTGCTGCACCGAGGCTCAGGCACAGATGGGTTTGTGCGGCCAGCTCATGGCCATAACTGGACATCCAGCTCACATGTTCCTGCTTTACTTGCCTGATGCAGAACCTGGTGGCCAGAACGTCAGGGATCACACCGGGTATTTCTTGGACATGATGCACAGTGAGGACAGAGAGAGTAAAAGGGGTCTAATGGATGCTGTCATAGACTTCTTGCACAAGTCTGGTCTCAAGGAGGAAGCGGGCCTTATATGGGAGGTTGCTGCACAGAAGAACGTGTACCCAGATTCTGTGAGGGAGAAGAGCTCATCGTATTGGCTCATCAACCTTCACTTGATGTCTGAGGGCACAGCAGTGACTGCTCTGTCCAGGACACTTGCCTGGTTCCATAGGCAGATTTTGACATTGGGCACTGGCCCTGAAAGAATTGACATTGTCACTGGCTGGGGCAGGAGGAGCAGGGTAACTGGATCTTCGTTGGTTAGACAATCGGTTCAAAAGCTTCTAAACCTCTTTGAATTCCCATTCTTCACCACCCGTGGAAATACTGGCTGCTTTGTCGGCTGCGGGGAGCCACTTAACAAATGGTTGCACAATCcttatgttgaacgcatgcattTATTGTAA
- the LOC8065257 gene encoding LOB domain-containing protein 14, whose protein sequence is MYYVQSSMEAAGGGGGPPPAVTACAACKYQRRRCVADCPLAPYFPHDRSRVFRSAHRLFGVSNILKTLERAGPDPDRRHEAMQCVVYESQAWDLYPSAGCVPIIHGLQQRIHQVENELRRVRAHLQAYQQPQPRDIVDDAAAGVRYSSMPPSSPPPFQLQWTAAAMGEDDEGIAAAAAAAARDDERQMMINDNAVTSDDDGNNMPPPPPPHTTLRWTLQPPQYEHPFFVNETSMLPQFQFHYQHHQPVVAVSTQLPELQEDDMTMVNYFADDDGINNGENDEMPRRQSSTDSSGEKAMWIKMKDNN, encoded by the exons ATGTACTACGTACAGTCGTCCAtggaggcggcgggcggcggcggcggtcctcCTCCCGCTGTGACTGCGTGCGCGGCGTGCAAGTACCAGCGGCGGCGGTGCGTGGCGGACTGCCCGCTGGCGCCCTACTTCCCGCACGACCGGTCTCGCGTGTTCCGCAGCGCGCACCGCCTCTTCGGCGTGAGCAACATCCTCAAGACGCTGGAGCGCGCCGGGCCGGACCCCGACCGCCGCCACGAGGCGATGCAGTGCGTCGTCTACGAGTCGCAGGCGTGGGACCTCTACCCGTCCGCCGGCTGCGTCCCCATCATCCATGGCCTGCAGCAGCGGATACACCAGGTGGAGAACGAGCTCCGACGCGTCCGCGCACACCTCCAGGCCTACCAGCAACCACAACCACGGGATATCGTCGATGATGCCGCCGCCGGCGTCCGCTACTCCTCCATGCCGCCGTCATCTCCACCGCCGTTCCAGTTACAAtggacggcggcggccatgggtgaggacgacgagggcattgctgctgctgctgctgctgctgctcgagaTGATGAGCGGCAGATGATGATCAACGACAACGCCGTCACTTCCGACGACGATGGCAACaacatgccgccgccgccgccgccgcacacaACGCTGCGGTGGACCTTACAGCCACCGCAGTACGAGCATCCGTTCTTCGTCAACGAAACGTCAATGCTGCCCCAATTCCAATTCCATTACCAGCACCACCAACCCGTCGTCGCTGTCTCCACCCAGCTGCCGGAGTTGCAAGAAGACGACATGACGATGGTCAATTACTTtgctgatgatgatggtatcaacAACGGTGAAAATGATGAGATGCCTCGTCGTCAATCTAG TACGGATTCTTCGGGTGAAAAGGCGATGTGGATTAAGATGAAGGATAACAATTAA
- the LOC8065258 gene encoding 1,4-dihydroxy-2-naphthoyl-CoA thioesterase 1, with amino-acid sequence MDHHPQQQQSGKNTAELDPVLHSMGFEIEEVSPSQVTGRLPITSKCCQPFQVLHGGVSALVAEGLASMGAHMASGFRRVAGVSLSINHFRSAKVGDVVLVRAAPLHIGRSTQVWDVKLWKQDPLTQGKKGPQISESRVTLLCNLPVPDNLKNAADALKKYAAAAAKSTTATSRL; translated from the exons ATGGATCATCAtccacagcagcagcagagtgGCAAGAATACGGCGGAGCTTGACCCGGTGCTGCACTCGATGGGGTTCGAGATCGAGGAGGTGTCGCCGTCGCAGGTGACCGGACGACTCCCCATCACATCCAAGTGCTGCCAG CCGTTCCAGGTGCTCCACGGCGGCGTGTCGGCGCTGGTGGCGGAGGGCCTTGCCAGCATGGGCGCGCACATGGCGTCGGGCTTCCGGCGGGTGGCCGGCGTCAGCTTGAGCATCAACCACTTCCGCAGCGCCAAGGTGGGAGACGTCGTCCTCGTCCGCGCTGCCCCGCTCCACATCGGCCGCTCAACCCAG GTGTGGGATGTGAAGCTATGGAAGCAGGATCCGTTGACGCAGGGGAAGAAGGGGCCTCAGATCTCCGAGTCAAGGGTCACGCTGCTTTGCAATCTGCCCGTGCCGGACAACCTCAAGAACGCCGCCGATGCACTCAAGAAgtacgccgccgccgcagccaaatccaccaccgccaccagcAGATTGTAG